A single region of the Streptomyces sp. NBC_00425 genome encodes:
- a CDS encoding sigma-70 family RNA polymerase sigma factor, which yields MLTRLRRAAVDGAVPESVFVEHVRALGLGDVERERLREELAGLGLPVLRAVAHADGDGSNAEKVARIREEIVPIPVFSSGDVVRALLERYADAEGYVTSRALDGVARLAGLGARDAAALRAGARIRGQVLATAEAVAARGEDERQEAVSEQGRGPVGPAVPVVEAAAPVAGDDLTGLTEPTDAEAHQLEDGPEGEPFPPSDTEPGGDLGDLTAAVAAALTVLENDRFRRRPDMRLLSAEAEVGLAVLLRGGPDRLAEEPDDEALRGLPHEDLRIRARDCLVLHNQRLVHKMAPRYLEQGLDYDDLFQHGALGLMRAARKFDPSKGFKFSTYATWWIRQSISRAIADEGAVIRIPVHMHEQVRKVALAERTLAIQGRPAGVADVAVYCDMTMQKVEEARKLSRRTDSLDRVIGDGVTLGDFIGQANPLPPVDKAVLDAMLLEQVMHVVDTFSGREARILVRRLGLDGDETLTLDELGREFGVTRERIRQIEVKILPVFRQRLREAGLTAAYGYDSGPAPAAPGEAVKRQASGRGAGRARAQRKHPEEKRTPDALSPDVPQDASRDVPSRSAEAVEISAVEAVEAVEAVEAAGCLGAETTVAGPADRTTTDSMLSAVLMDEQEEPQVQLQVEGPSEGHPDDSQPLTDQGVGAVAAEALEPGNELVPQPRAAAPEPLPRHSPSVPAATEASEPAAPERYTADWRQALRMPTEFGGGVAWLAEYALLAVGHVQLTVLLGPSPADAVVRAVRERGVLDRPVVKALEVLRTVFDAVKEVGLTPEDFFERPSAELRGMSPRTYLAQRPLVHNEPRLAARAALREFVAELSSRPVPDVGPAGTAQGGQTDDARVQAPTTTMSKEPQGERQPQLSLAPDHPSTDDRGRDKERRGFAAMAAQEPVSLVKAGQRPVPAPIRQELPPADTVNHGSVRAVAAEQQPVRGDAEAEERTTGAEAGSGSTPPATEGQAEDAVGRHPVPVHERTAGRQYEPPHEACGQEPAHEEADRQSGPVATAAEGGPMLTRADTVRQLVQLQAKADQQLAQALAEAEEERARLSAEVEQHLDDARREHEAELTHAWDQHRRRLAEERSAGDARMAAAREDAERRLDALEEALLRRTDRSLLRKEQHLRAQAEERIARIEDGHREAHQALAERAEYAEQRERSARTALAAAGERGTRAEQRAKDAEQRANDAEHRASRAEERAAVLYQRANEAQRRAEETAQRLRRYREEGEARIAGLEQRLRQAEILLAERDAALQAAQQQASAQVAAAEQRAAARIAQIEHDAWARITELKQQFAAEGEAAAADRSTLRNRWRRS from the coding sequence ATGCTGACCCGCCTGCGCCGCGCGGCGGTGGACGGCGCGGTGCCGGAATCCGTGTTCGTGGAGCATGTCCGCGCGCTGGGGCTGGGGGACGTCGAGCGGGAGCGGCTTCGTGAAGAGCTGGCCGGGCTGGGGCTGCCCGTCCTGAGGGCGGTGGCGCATGCAGACGGTGACGGTTCGAATGCGGAAAAGGTTGCACGGATTCGTGAAGAAATTGTGCCCATCCCCGTCTTCTCCTCCGGTGACGTGGTGCGGGCCTTGTTGGAGCGCTATGCCGACGCCGAGGGATATGTGACGTCGCGAGCCCTGGACGGTGTGGCTCGGCTGGCCGGACTCGGGGCGCGGGACGCGGCAGCCCTGCGGGCGGGGGCGCGGATTCGGGGCCAGGTCCTCGCGACCGCCGAGGCGGTGGCCGCGAGGGGTGAGGACGAGAGGCAAGAGGCCGTGAGCGAGCAGGGTCGGGGTCCAGTCGGGCCTGCCGTCCCGGTCGTCGAGGCAGCCGCCCCCGTGGCCGGTGACGATCTCACGGGTCTCACCGAGCCCACCGACGCCGAGGCACACCAACTGGAGGACGGCCCGGAGGGCGAGCCCTTTCCTCCTTCGGACACGGAGCCCGGAGGTGACCTCGGCGACCTCACGGCCGCAGTGGCCGCCGCGCTGACCGTCCTGGAGAACGACCGCTTCCGACGGCGGCCGGACATGCGTCTGTTGAGCGCCGAGGCGGAGGTCGGACTCGCCGTGCTGCTACGGGGAGGACCCGACCGTCTGGCCGAGGAACCGGACGACGAGGCTCTGAGGGGCCTGCCGCACGAGGACCTCCGGATCCGCGCCCGGGACTGTCTCGTCCTGCACAACCAGCGACTCGTGCACAAGATGGCCCCCCGGTATCTGGAACAGGGGCTGGACTACGACGACTTGTTTCAGCACGGCGCGCTGGGCCTGATGCGGGCGGCGCGCAAATTCGACCCTTCCAAGGGCTTCAAGTTCTCGACGTACGCGACCTGGTGGATCCGCCAGTCGATCAGCCGGGCCATCGCGGACGAGGGCGCCGTCATCCGCATCCCGGTCCATATGCACGAACAGGTCCGCAAGGTGGCGCTTGCGGAGCGCACCCTCGCGATCCAGGGTCGGCCTGCCGGCGTAGCCGACGTGGCCGTGTACTGCGACATGACCATGCAGAAGGTCGAGGAAGCCCGGAAGCTGAGCCGGCGCACCGACTCCCTCGACCGTGTCATCGGGGACGGGGTCACGCTCGGCGACTTCATCGGGCAGGCGAACCCACTGCCACCCGTGGACAAGGCCGTACTCGACGCGATGCTGCTGGAGCAGGTCATGCACGTGGTCGACACGTTCTCCGGACGCGAGGCCCGCATCCTCGTCCGGCGTCTCGGCCTCGACGGCGACGAGACCCTGACCCTGGACGAGCTCGGGCGGGAGTTCGGGGTGACGCGGGAGCGCATCAGACAGATCGAAGTCAAGATCCTGCCCGTCTTCAGGCAGCGGCTTCGGGAGGCCGGCCTCACCGCCGCGTACGGGTACGACAGTGGCCCGGCCCCTGCGGCGCCCGGCGAGGCCGTCAAGAGGCAGGCTTCGGGCCGTGGCGCCGGCAGGGCAAGGGCACAGAGGAAGCACCCCGAGGAGAAGCGGACGCCTGACGCGCTGAGCCCGGACGTGCCGCAGGACGCTTCGCGGGACGTGCCGTCGCGGTCGGCCGAAGCGGTGGAAATATCGGCCGTCGAAGCCGTCGAAGCCGTCGAAGCCGTCGAAGCCGCCGGATGCCTGGGAGCGGAGACGACAGTGGCCGGACCCGCCGACCGCACCACAACCGACAGCATGCTGTCGGCGGTCCTCATGGATGAACAGGAGGAGCCGCAGGTGCAGCTGCAGGTGGAAGGACCTTCCGAGGGACACCCGGACGATTCCCAGCCGCTAACGGATCAGGGGGTGGGGGCTGTCGCCGCAGAGGCACTTGAGCCCGGAAACGAACTGGTTCCGCAACCGCGCGCGGCCGCGCCGGAGCCACTCCCGCGGCATTCGCCCTCGGTGCCGGCCGCCACCGAGGCGAGCGAGCCTGCCGCACCCGAGCGGTACACGGCGGACTGGCGGCAGGCGCTGCGTATGCCGACGGAGTTCGGCGGGGGAGTGGCCTGGCTCGCCGAATACGCCCTGCTCGCCGTGGGGCATGTTCAGCTCACCGTGCTGCTCGGTCCGTCCCCCGCCGACGCCGTCGTGCGTGCCGTGCGGGAACGGGGGGTGCTCGACCGACCGGTGGTCAAGGCCCTGGAGGTGTTGCGCACCGTCTTCGACGCCGTGAAGGAGGTTGGGCTGACGCCCGAGGACTTCTTCGAGCGCCCGTCCGCGGAACTGCGTGGGATGTCGCCTCGAACCTATCTGGCTCAGCGGCCGCTGGTGCACAACGAGCCGCGCCTTGCGGCCCGTGCGGCCCTGCGGGAGTTCGTCGCTGAGCTGTCCTCTCGGCCTGTCCCGGACGTGGGGCCGGCCGGCACTGCACAGGGCGGGCAGACGGACGACGCCCGAGTGCAGGCCCCGACCACAACGATGAGCAAGGAGCCTCAAGGCGAACGGCAACCGCAGTTGTCGCTCGCACCAGACCACCCCTCGACCGACGACAGGGGGCGGGACAAGGAGCGGCGAGGCTTCGCGGCCATGGCCGCCCAAGAGCCGGTGTCGCTGGTCAAGGCAGGACAGCGGCCAGTGCCTGCTCCGATCAGACAGGAACTGCCCCCGGCCGACACCGTGAATCACGGTTCCGTGCGCGCCGTGGCAGCCGAGCAGCAGCCCGTTCGGGGCGACGCGGAAGCCGAGGAGCGGACCACTGGTGCCGAAGCGGGGTCGGGAAGCACGCCGCCCGCGACCGAAGGGCAGGCTGAGGATGCCGTCGGGCGGCATCCAGTTCCGGTTCATGAGAGAACGGCAGGCCGACAGTACGAGCCTCCCCACGAGGCGTGTGGGCAGGAGCCTGCCCACGAGGAGGCCGACAGGCAGTCGGGTCCGGTCGCCACGGCCGCCGAGGGTGGCCCGATGCTCACCCGCGCGGACACCGTGCGGCAACTCGTCCAGCTTCAGGCGAAGGCGGACCAGCAGCTCGCCCAGGCGCTCGCGGAAGCCGAGGAAGAGCGGGCAAGGCTCAGTGCCGAAGTCGAGCAGCACCTCGATGACGCTCGCCGTGAGCATGAGGCAGAACTGACGCACGCATGGGACCAACACCGCCGGAGACTGGCCGAGGAGCGGTCGGCCGGCGACGCCAGGATGGCTGCTGCCCGAGAAGACGCAGAACGTCGGCTCGACGCCCTGGAGGAGGCGCTGCTGCGCCGCACAGACAGATCTCTCCTCCGCAAGGAGCAGCATCTGCGCGCACAGGCGGAGGAACGGATCGCGCGCATCGAGGACGGGCATCGCGAGGCGCACCAGGCCTTGGCCGAGCGCGCTGAATACGCCGAGCAGAGGGAGCGCTCGGCACGGACAGCCCTGGCCGCAGCCGGTGAGCGCGGCACCCGGGCGGAGCAGCGTGCCAAGGACGCCGAGCAGCGCGCGAACGATGCGGAGCACAGGGCGAGCAGGGCAGAGGAACGGGCAGCGGTCCTGTACCAGCGGGCGAACGAAGCCCAGCGGCGGGCAGAGGAAACCGCCCAGCGGCTGCGGCGCTACCGGGAGGAAGGGGAGGCCCGCATCGCGGGCCTGGAGCAGCGGCTGCGGCAGGCCGAGATCTTGCTCGCCGAGCGCGACGCGGCTCTACAGGCCGCCCAGCAGCAGGCGTCGGCCCAGGTGGCGGCAGCCGAGCAGCGGGCCGCGGCACGGATCGCTCAGATCGAGCACGACGCCTGGGCCCGCATCACCGAGCTGAAGCAACAGTTCGCGGCCGAAGGCGAAGCCGCCGCCGCCGACCGCTCGACACTCCGCAACCGCTGGCGAC
- a CDS encoding protein kinase domain-containing protein has protein sequence MSQELLDGRFRIGHVIGKGNMGEVHQAEDLQAAEGTPERTVAVKTILRRRTGTRIDTTADPKATERFAREVRIMRRLDDLNLTRIVAGGVAGGQDGLPYLAMEFLHGETLRDLIAEERQLPVTWAAAVGAQIASGLAAAHAAEVVHRDLKPANVMLTQGGTVKVLDFGMGRIVDDPDDARLTSTGVSVGTARYMAPEQFEAKQVTQAADLYALGCVLYEMLVGVPPFTSESPFELAAKHTREQPTPITLIRGEIPAELARLVDRLLAKDPAARPADAVAVRDALLPLAEQDGDTPLLPHWGALDPTRPLRDPAARATTRQAAAPKPEPTPVTATGAGMDVFGVHRTLIKDYRSFTEGGTVIRDDRIAAFVEDDLNSKSQWPDPWLSLNPFFQGGGTVVELAGQKVLHDECARIFQARKTEGGTVPDGRPLTLHQHQREAIDAAASGASYVLTTGTGSGKSLAYIVPIVNKVLHQRDAEGPKAAKRVRAIIVYPMNALANSQLKELEKYLRDGYGAGREPVTFARYTGQEDDEKRKEIRDNPPDILLTNYVMLELMLTRPADRASLIKMARGLEFLVFDELHTYRGRQGADVALLIRRVREACQAQDLQCIGTSATMSTEGTLDDQKKVVAGVASTLFGTPVRPEHVIGETLVRATHDTPDAVPAERLNSPAAPRAYDDLVRDPLARWIETRFGLATDETTGRLVRQQPTKIEVAAKELHERTGVDEDQCVAAIRATLEAGSQARHPVTERPLFAFRLHQFLSKGDTVYVTLEDKLSRHLTRSYQLEQPGSEGKLLMPLAFCRECGQEYLTVWRTAKDGDVRYEARRDTSATGGRQGDGYLYVDHERAWPSNVQHAVNERRLPESWLELDDKGQEVVKKSYRDRVPRAVTVDPRGREGSGELQAAFVPSPFLFCLHCGVAYEQTRGRDFAKLATLDQEGRSSATSLISASVVRSLKSVPEETLDKEARKLLTFVDNRQDASLQAGHFNDFVQITQLRGALYRAALDAGEDGVHHEELASSVTNALAIEPADYTGDSDLPPSLARNAAKTLRDVIAFRLYLDLERGWRITMPNLEQTGLLEIGYEDLDWVAAKQDRWAGTHEALRDADPALRAEVMKALLNEMRRSLAIDVSYFRDDFDSLQRASEERLIDPWVLSAADKPKVGTAYPHPSGRGMDRSALFLSARGKFGKYLRRADTSFKKLDPADLQLVIEELLKVLAKAGLVKEVTEAPQRAGRYRRPSAPVATGYRVAAQSLVWRAGRGERGTHDPLTRTYQSGDGPRVNTFFRDLYKDAAGALSGLFAREHTAQVSPEEREQREEAFRKAELKLLYCSPTMELGVDISQLNAVMMRNVPPTPANYAQRSGRAGRSGQPALVTTYCATGNSHDQYYFRRSERMVAGAVAPPRLDLANEDLVLSHLQGIWIAEAGLKLGRAVPEVLDVSYPDTGDRPNPALELLPDILAASLDESARRRTVDAALRVLGPLLPDFADTTWWHDDWIQDRVATVATRFDRAFDRWRQLFRSALDDQYIQNRRRLDYSLTEGDRIRANARRREAETQLNLLMNESADSKSVLSDFNPYRYLASEGFLPGYSFPRLPLAAYIPTVGRRRGDGDYLQRPRFLAIREFGPGALIYHEGARYQVTRIQLPPDSSGELATSEARRCAQCGYHHDPEQLEDRCAMCHEPLGSATYGLLHLHTVYTTRRERISSDEEERRRAGFKLETSYRFQDHGNRKGRLNASVTDASGAPLAEVAYGDSATVRITNTGRVRAKSDEPAGYWLDLADGRWMNDKDASEASGDSSELPVIDADGNERRRKKRVIPYVEDRRNILVVTLDEPLPEPVALSLMYALERGIEAAFELEDAELSSELLPPDDGPRGRILFTEAAEGGAGVLRRLQAEEDALAKAAVRALDICHFDADGADLGGPHPDRPCALGCYECLLTYGNQLNHALINRHSVRDLLVRLASAKARRESRGESRSEQYRRLLDQVSAADAPTPVEAAARTAVEASDKAASATVLAAQGDFLGWAKARGLRLPDEPGSFLTEAMATPDYVYRLPGVNVAVFVDLPDKEQDTFRDEDAEDRLFNARWDVIRFAHGADWDAVAAANARYFGSPAAN, from the coding sequence GTGAGCCAGGAGCTGCTGGACGGCAGGTTCCGCATCGGGCATGTCATCGGCAAGGGCAACATGGGTGAGGTTCACCAGGCCGAGGATCTTCAGGCAGCCGAGGGCACCCCTGAGCGCACGGTCGCCGTCAAGACCATCCTGCGCCGCCGCACGGGCACCCGCATCGACACCACGGCCGATCCCAAAGCCACCGAACGCTTCGCCCGCGAGGTACGCATCATGCGTCGCCTCGACGATCTCAATCTCACGCGCATCGTCGCCGGCGGGGTGGCCGGGGGCCAGGACGGTCTGCCCTACCTCGCGATGGAGTTCCTGCACGGCGAGACGCTTCGGGACCTCATCGCGGAGGAACGGCAGCTCCCGGTCACCTGGGCCGCGGCCGTCGGCGCCCAGATCGCGTCCGGTCTCGCCGCCGCGCACGCCGCCGAGGTCGTCCACCGCGACCTCAAGCCCGCCAACGTCATGCTGACCCAGGGCGGCACCGTCAAGGTCCTCGACTTCGGCATGGGGCGCATCGTCGACGACCCCGACGACGCCCGGCTGACCAGCACCGGCGTCAGCGTGGGCACCGCCCGGTACATGGCTCCGGAGCAGTTCGAGGCCAAGCAGGTCACCCAGGCGGCCGACCTGTACGCCCTCGGATGTGTGCTCTACGAAATGCTGGTGGGCGTACCGCCGTTCACCAGCGAGTCGCCCTTCGAACTCGCCGCCAAGCACACCCGTGAACAGCCGACCCCCATCACCCTCATCCGCGGCGAGATCCCCGCCGAGCTCGCCCGGCTCGTCGACCGGCTGCTCGCCAAGGACCCGGCGGCCCGTCCCGCGGACGCCGTCGCCGTACGCGACGCACTGCTGCCGCTGGCCGAGCAGGACGGGGACACCCCGCTGCTGCCGCACTGGGGAGCCCTGGACCCGACCCGCCCACTGCGCGATCCCGCGGCCCGCGCCACCACACGGCAGGCCGCCGCCCCGAAGCCGGAGCCGACGCCGGTCACCGCCACGGGCGCGGGCATGGACGTCTTCGGCGTCCACCGCACGCTCATCAAGGACTACCGCTCCTTCACCGAGGGCGGCACCGTCATCCGGGACGACCGCATCGCCGCGTTCGTCGAGGACGACCTCAACAGCAAGTCGCAGTGGCCCGACCCGTGGCTCTCGTTGAACCCCTTCTTCCAGGGCGGCGGCACGGTGGTCGAGCTGGCCGGGCAGAAGGTCCTGCACGACGAGTGCGCCCGTATCTTCCAGGCGAGGAAGACCGAGGGCGGCACGGTGCCCGACGGCCGCCCGCTGACCCTCCACCAGCACCAGCGCGAAGCGATCGACGCCGCCGCGTCCGGCGCGTCGTACGTCCTGACGACGGGCACCGGGTCCGGCAAGTCGCTCGCATACATCGTCCCTATCGTGAACAAGGTGCTCCACCAGCGGGACGCGGAGGGGCCGAAGGCCGCCAAGAGGGTACGGGCGATCATCGTCTACCCGATGAACGCGCTCGCCAACAGCCAGCTCAAGGAGCTGGAGAAGTATCTGCGCGACGGCTACGGCGCCGGCCGCGAACCGGTCACCTTCGCCCGGTACACGGGCCAGGAGGACGACGAGAAGCGCAAGGAGATCCGCGACAACCCGCCGGACATCCTGCTCACCAACTACGTGATGCTGGAACTGATGCTGACCCGCCCCGCCGACCGGGCCAGCCTCATCAAGATGGCGCGAGGCCTGGAGTTCCTGGTCTTCGACGAGCTGCACACCTATCGCGGCCGGCAGGGCGCCGACGTCGCCCTGCTGATCCGCCGCGTCCGCGAGGCCTGCCAGGCACAGGACCTCCAGTGCATCGGCACGTCGGCCACCATGTCGACGGAGGGCACGCTCGACGACCAGAAGAAGGTCGTCGCCGGGGTGGCGAGCACCCTGTTCGGCACTCCGGTGCGCCCGGAGCATGTCATCGGCGAGACTCTGGTCCGCGCGACCCACGACACGCCCGACGCCGTTCCCGCCGAGCGTCTCAACTCCCCCGCCGCGCCGCGCGCGTACGACGATCTCGTACGCGACCCGCTGGCCCGCTGGATCGAGACCCGCTTCGGCCTGGCCACCGACGAGACCACGGGCCGGCTCGTCCGGCAGCAGCCCACGAAGATCGAGGTCGCGGCGAAGGAACTGCACGAGCGGACCGGGGTCGACGAGGACCAGTGCGTCGCCGCCATCCGCGCCACCCTTGAAGCCGGCTCGCAGGCGCGGCACCCGGTGACCGAACGGCCGCTGTTCGCGTTCCGGCTGCACCAGTTCCTCTCCAAGGGCGACACCGTGTACGTCACCCTGGAGGACAAGCTCTCGCGCCACCTCACCCGCTCCTACCAGCTCGAACAGCCCGGCAGCGAAGGCAAGTTGCTGATGCCGCTGGCGTTCTGCCGGGAGTGCGGCCAGGAGTACCTGACGGTGTGGCGGACCGCCAAGGACGGCGACGTCCGGTACGAGGCGCGCAGGGACACCTCCGCGACGGGCGGCCGGCAGGGCGACGGCTACCTGTACGTCGATCACGAGCGGGCGTGGCCGTCCAACGTTCAGCACGCCGTGAACGAACGCCGCCTGCCCGAGTCCTGGCTGGAGTTGGACGACAAGGGCCAGGAAGTCGTGAAGAAGTCGTACCGCGACCGGGTGCCGCGTGCGGTCACCGTCGATCCGCGCGGCCGCGAGGGGAGCGGCGAACTCCAGGCGGCGTTCGTCCCCTCCCCCTTCCTCTTCTGTCTGCACTGCGGGGTCGCTTACGAGCAGACCCGCGGCCGGGACTTCGCGAAGCTGGCGACGCTGGACCAGGAGGGTCGGTCCTCCGCGACCTCGCTGATCTCGGCGTCGGTGGTGCGCTCGCTGAAGTCGGTGCCGGAGGAGACCCTGGACAAGGAGGCGCGCAAGCTCCTCACGTTCGTCGACAACCGGCAGGACGCGTCCCTCCAGGCGGGTCACTTCAACGACTTCGTGCAGATCACTCAGTTGCGCGGGGCCCTGTACCGGGCGGCTCTGGACGCGGGCGAGGACGGCGTCCACCACGAAGAGCTGGCCTCGTCGGTGACGAACGCGCTCGCCATCGAGCCGGCCGACTACACGGGCGACAGCGACCTGCCGCCCTCCCTCGCCCGCAACGCCGCCAAGACCCTGCGTGACGTGATCGCGTTCCGGCTGTATCTGGATCTGGAGCGCGGCTGGCGCATCACGATGCCGAACCTGGAGCAGACCGGCCTGCTGGAGATCGGCTACGAGGACCTGGACTGGGTGGCGGCCAAGCAGGACCGCTGGGCGGGCACGCACGAGGCGCTGCGCGACGCCGACCCGGCGCTGCGGGCCGAGGTCATGAAGGCGCTGCTCAACGAGATGCGCCGGTCCCTCGCCATCGACGTCTCGTACTTCCGTGACGACTTCGACTCGCTCCAGCGGGCGAGCGAGGAGCGGCTGATCGACCCGTGGGTGCTGTCCGCCGCGGACAAGCCGAAGGTCGGCACCGCCTATCCGCACCCGTCCGGCCGCGGCATGGACCGCTCGGCTCTGTTCCTGTCGGCACGCGGCAAGTTCGGCAAGTACCTGCGCCGCGCGGACACGTCCTTCAAGAAGCTCGACCCAGCCGATCTCCAGCTGGTCATCGAGGAGTTGCTGAAGGTCCTGGCCAAGGCGGGCCTGGTGAAGGAGGTGACGGAGGCCCCGCAGCGGGCGGGTCGCTACCGCCGGCCCTCCGCCCCGGTCGCCACGGGCTACCGCGTGGCCGCCCAGTCCCTCGTCTGGCGCGCGGGCAGGGGCGAGCGGGGCACGCACGACCCGCTGACCCGCACCTACCAGAGCGGCGACGGACCGCGCGTCAACACCTTCTTCCGCGACCTGTACAAGGACGCGGCGGGCGCCCTGTCCGGCCTGTTCGCGCGCGAGCACACCGCGCAGGTGTCGCCGGAGGAGCGGGAGCAGCGCGAAGAGGCCTTCCGTAAGGCGGAGTTGAAGCTGCTGTACTGCTCCCCGACGATGGAGCTCGGCGTCGACATCTCCCAGCTCAACGCGGTGATGATGCGCAACGTACCGCCCACTCCCGCGAACTACGCGCAGCGCTCGGGCCGCGCGGGCCGCAGCGGACAGCCCGCCCTCGTCACCACCTACTGCGCGACAGGCAACAGCCACGATCAGTACTACTTCCGCCGCTCGGAGCGCATGGTCGCGGGCGCGGTCGCCCCGCCGCGTCTGGACCTCGCCAACGAGGACCTCGTCCTCTCCCACCTCCAGGGCATCTGGATCGCGGAGGCCGGTCTGAAGCTCGGCCGAGCCGTCCCCGAGGTGCTCGACGTGTCGTACCCGGACACGGGTGACCGTCCGAACCCCGCGCTGGAGCTGCTGCCGGACATCCTGGCGGCCTCGCTCGACGAGAGCGCCCGGCGCCGCACGGTCGACGCGGCCCTGCGCGTCCTCGGCCCGCTCCTGCCGGACTTCGCCGACACCACCTGGTGGCACGACGACTGGATCCAGGACCGGGTGGCGACGGTGGCGACCCGCTTCGACCGGGCCTTCGACCGCTGGCGGCAGCTGTTCCGCTCCGCACTCGACGACCAGTACATCCAGAACAGGCGCCGCCTGGACTACAGCCTCACCGAGGGCGACCGCATCCGCGCCAACGCCCGCCGCCGGGAGGCCGAGACACAACTGAATCTGCTGATGAACGAGAGCGCCGACAGCAAGTCGGTCCTCTCCGACTTCAACCCGTACCGCTATCTGGCGTCCGAAGGCTTCCTGCCCGGCTACAGCTTCCCGCGGCTCCCGCTCGCCGCCTACATCCCGACCGTCGGCCGGCGCCGTGGGGACGGCGACTACCTTCAGCGGCCGCGTTTCCTCGCGATCCGCGAGTTCGGTCCGGGGGCGCTGATCTACCACGAGGGCGCCCGCTACCAGGTGACCCGCATCCAGCTGCCGCCGGACTCCTCGGGCGAGCTGGCGACCAGCGAGGCCCGCCGCTGCGCGCAGTGCGGCTACCACCATGATCCGGAGCAGCTGGAGGACCGCTGCGCCATGTGCCACGAGCCGCTGGGCTCGGCGACGTACGGCCTGCTGCACCTGCACACCGTGTACACCACCCGCCGTGAGCGGATCTCGTCCGACGAGGAGGAGCGGCGTCGCGCCGGCTTCAAGCTGGAGACGTCGTATCGCTTCCAGGACCACGGCAACCGCAAGGGCCGTCTGAACGCGTCGGTCACAGACGCCTCGGGCGCGCCGCTCGCCGAGGTGGCGTACGGGGACTCGGCGACCGTCCGGATCACCAACACCGGCCGGGTGCGCGCCAAGAGCGACGAGCCGGCCGGGTACTGGCTGGACCTCGCGGACGGCCGCTGGATGAACGACAAGGACGCCTCCGAGGCCTCCGGCGACTCCAGCGAGCTGCCCGTGATCGACGCGGACGGCAACGAGCGGCGCCGCAAGAAGCGGGTCATCCCGTACGTGGAGGACCGCCGTAACATCCTCGTCGTCACCCTGGACGAGCCGCTGCCGGAGCCGGTGGCGCTCTCCCTGATGTACGCCTTGGAGCGGGGCATCGAGGCCGCGTTCGAGCTGGAGGACGCCGAGCTGTCCAGCGAGCTGCTGCCGCCGGACGACGGCCCGCGGGGCCGCATCCTGTTCACGGAGGCCGCCGAGGGCGGCGCGGGTGTGCTGCGCCGCCTCCAGGCGGAGGAGGACGCTCTGGCGAAGGCGGCCGTGCGCGCCCTGGACATCTGCCACTTCGACGCGGACGGCGCCGACCTGGGCGGCCCGCACCCGGACCGGCCGTGCGCGCTCGGCTGCTACGAGTGCCTGCTGACGTACGGCAACCAGCTCAACCACGCCCTCATCAACCGGCACTCGGTGCGGGACCTGCTGGTGCGGCTGGCGTCGGCGAAGGCCCGGCGGGAGTCGCGCGGCGAGTCGCGCTCGGAGCAGTACCGGCGACTGCTCGACCAGGTCTCCGCCGCCGACGCGCCGACACCGGTCGAGGCGGCGGCCAGGACGGCCGTCGAGGCATCGGACAAGGCGGCATCGGCGACCGTGCTGGCGGCTCAGGGCGACTTCCTGGGCTGGGCGAAGGCGCGCGGCCTGCGGCTGCCGGACGAGCCGGGCTCGTTCCTCACCGAGGCGATGGCCACCCCCGACTACGTGTACCGCCTGCCCGGCGTGAACGTGGCCGTCTTCGTGGACCTGCCGGACAAGGAGCAGGACACCTTCCGGGACGAGGACGCCGAGGACCGCCTCTTCAACGCCCGCTGGGACGTCATCCGCTTCGCCCACGGCGCCGACTGGGACGCCGTCGCCGCCGCCAACGCCCGCTACTTCGGCTCTCCGGCCGCCAACTGA